The following are encoded together in the Kribbella sp. CA-293567 genome:
- a CDS encoding vWA domain-containing protein, which translates to MSQLPEGWSYGPWHEGPDPLAPPVDLRDALDELGRDVMGGSSPRSALEELLRRGTRNTQGLDDLTRRLWERRREIERRHNLDGTLRDVQRLLDEALEAERRDLFPNPSDEARFRELQLDALPSGTAAAVRELADYDWQSGEARQKYQEIRELLGRELLGSRFEGMKEALENTTPEDVERINEMLSDLNALLAAHAQGQPRIDELFGEFMAKHGEFFPENPRTVDELIDVLAARAAAAQRMLNSMTPEQRAELAQLSQQAFGNPQLSQQLTNLDAQLQALRPGEDWSGSERMSGDDPLGLAEGARAMSDLAELDALAEQLAQSYPGARLEDIDLDALTRQLGDEATVDARRLSELERELRNQGLLERAPDGTLQLSPKALRQLGQTALSDVLRTARGQSGERDAASAGAAGELSGSTRQWQFGDTQSWDVPRTVRNAVLRTAGAGRSGSVRLDVTDVEIAETEHRARAAVALLVDTSWSMVQEGRWLPMKRTALALHQLISTRYRNDALQLITFGRYAGVVELPQLIGMEGTWEQGTNAHHALLLAGRHLRRHPDAQPVVLMVTDGEPTAHLEPDGTAEFDYPPRPATLRKTIFEVDRLAKLGATLSIFRLGDDPRLNSFVDLLARRSGGRVLAPDADGLGAAVVGDYLRTRRRL; encoded by the coding sequence ATGTCCCAGCTACCCGAAGGCTGGTCGTACGGGCCATGGCACGAGGGTCCTGATCCGCTCGCGCCGCCGGTGGATCTGCGGGACGCCCTGGACGAGCTGGGCCGGGACGTGATGGGCGGTTCGTCACCGCGCTCCGCGCTGGAGGAGCTGCTCCGGCGCGGAACCCGCAACACTCAGGGCCTCGACGACCTCACCCGCAGACTGTGGGAGCGGCGGCGCGAGATCGAGCGCCGCCACAACCTCGACGGCACCTTGCGTGACGTGCAGCGGCTGCTGGACGAAGCGCTGGAGGCCGAGCGGCGCGATCTGTTCCCGAACCCGTCCGACGAGGCTCGCTTCCGCGAACTGCAACTCGACGCACTCCCGTCCGGTACGGCGGCCGCGGTGCGCGAGCTGGCCGACTACGACTGGCAGTCGGGCGAGGCTCGGCAGAAGTACCAGGAGATTCGCGAACTGCTCGGCCGGGAGCTGCTGGGATCGCGGTTCGAGGGCATGAAGGAGGCCCTGGAGAACACGACGCCGGAGGACGTCGAGCGGATCAACGAGATGCTGTCCGACCTCAACGCGCTGCTCGCCGCGCACGCGCAGGGACAGCCGCGGATCGACGAGCTCTTCGGCGAGTTCATGGCCAAGCACGGCGAGTTCTTCCCGGAGAACCCGCGAACGGTCGACGAGCTGATCGACGTACTGGCGGCTCGCGCGGCGGCGGCACAGCGGATGCTTAACTCGATGACGCCGGAGCAGCGGGCGGAGCTGGCCCAGCTCTCGCAGCAGGCGTTCGGGAACCCGCAACTGTCGCAGCAGCTGACGAATCTCGATGCGCAGTTGCAGGCACTCCGTCCCGGCGAGGACTGGTCGGGATCCGAGCGGATGAGCGGAGACGACCCGCTCGGGCTGGCCGAAGGCGCTCGGGCGATGTCCGATCTGGCCGAGCTGGACGCGCTGGCCGAGCAGTTGGCGCAGTCGTATCCCGGGGCACGGTTGGAGGACATCGATCTCGACGCGTTGACCCGGCAGCTCGGGGACGAGGCGACCGTCGACGCTCGCCGGCTGTCGGAGCTCGAGCGGGAGCTGCGCAACCAGGGCCTGCTGGAGCGGGCGCCGGACGGGACGCTGCAGCTCTCCCCGAAGGCATTGCGGCAACTCGGCCAGACCGCGCTGTCCGACGTACTGCGAACTGCCCGTGGTCAGTCCGGCGAACGTGATGCCGCCTCCGCGGGAGCCGCGGGCGAGCTGAGCGGCTCGACGCGCCAGTGGCAGTTCGGCGACACCCAGTCCTGGGACGTGCCGCGGACGGTGCGCAACGCCGTACTGCGGACTGCTGGTGCCGGGCGTTCCGGTTCGGTGCGGCTGGACGTGACCGATGTCGAGATCGCCGAGACCGAGCATCGAGCCCGGGCGGCCGTCGCGTTGCTGGTCGACACCTCGTGGTCGATGGTGCAGGAGGGCCGCTGGCTGCCGATGAAGCGGACGGCGCTCGCGCTGCACCAGCTGATCTCGACGCGGTACCGCAACGACGCGCTCCAGCTGATCACCTTCGGCCGGTACGCCGGTGTGGTGGAGCTGCCGCAGCTCATCGGCATGGAGGGCACCTGGGAACAGGGCACCAACGCGCACCACGCGCTGCTGCTCGCCGGGCGGCACCTTCGGCGTCACCCCGACGCCCAGCCGGTGGTGCTGATGGTCACCGACGGAGAGCCGACAGCACACCTGGAGCCGGACGGTACGGCGGAGTTCGACTACCCGCCGCGGCCGGCCACCCTGCGCAAGACGATCTTCGAGGTCGACCGCTTGGCCAAGCTCGGCGCGACCCTGTCGATCTTCCGGCTCGGCGACGACCCGCGACTGAACTCGTTCGTCGACCTGCTGGCCCGCCGCAGCGGCGGGCGGGTGCTGGCCCCTGACGCGGACGGCCTCGGCGCGGCAGTCGTCGGCGACTACCTGAGGACCCGACGCCGGCTCTGA
- a CDS encoding ATP-binding protein, which translates to MTSAPVELPRKAGELRAAGYVPRTIKAEIRENLLERLRAGRDPWPGIVGFSRTVIPQLERALLAGHDVVLLGERGQGKTRLLRSLRELLDEWTPVIEGAELPEHPLDPITPASQRRAAELGDDLPVAWLHRDLRYAEKLATPDTSVGDLIGDVDPVKVAEGRSLGDPETIHFGLVPRAHRGIVAINELPDLAERIQVALLNVMEERDIQVRGYTLRLPLDVLLVATANPEDYTNRGRIITPLKDRFGAEVRTHYPLDIDAEVDVVQQESELVAEVGEPLLEVLARFVRHLRESTAIDQRSGVSARFAIAAAETVAAAALRRSAITGEEPAVARPVDLEAVPAVLRGKLEFEPGEEGRETELLEYLLRRSVADTARERFAGLDLTPLVDAVAQGHLVTTGERIPGRDVLSALPELPVLHDVAARAGAGPGDSPGRIAAAVELALEALYLSKRLAKDADDDTTVYGG; encoded by the coding sequence GTGACCAGTGCACCTGTTGAGCTTCCCCGGAAGGCCGGCGAGCTGCGCGCCGCCGGCTACGTCCCCCGCACGATCAAGGCCGAGATCCGCGAGAACCTGCTCGAACGACTGCGCGCCGGCCGTGACCCCTGGCCCGGGATCGTCGGCTTCTCCCGGACCGTGATCCCCCAGCTCGAACGCGCCCTGCTCGCGGGGCACGACGTAGTACTCCTCGGTGAGCGAGGACAAGGCAAGACCCGGCTGCTGCGTTCCCTGCGGGAGCTGCTCGACGAGTGGACCCCGGTGATCGAGGGCGCCGAACTGCCCGAGCACCCGCTCGACCCGATCACGCCGGCCTCACAACGCCGCGCGGCCGAGCTCGGCGACGACCTGCCGGTCGCCTGGCTGCACCGCGATCTCCGGTACGCCGAGAAGCTGGCCACCCCCGACACCTCGGTGGGTGACCTGATCGGTGACGTCGACCCGGTCAAGGTGGCCGAGGGCCGCAGTCTCGGTGATCCCGAGACGATCCACTTCGGGCTGGTCCCGCGCGCGCATCGCGGCATCGTCGCGATCAACGAGCTGCCCGACCTGGCCGAGCGGATCCAGGTCGCGCTGCTGAACGTGATGGAGGAGCGCGACATCCAGGTCCGCGGCTACACCCTGCGGCTGCCGCTGGACGTGCTGCTGGTGGCCACGGCGAACCCCGAGGACTACACCAACCGGGGCCGGATCATCACCCCGCTGAAGGACCGCTTCGGCGCCGAGGTCCGGACCCACTACCCGCTGGACATCGACGCCGAGGTGGACGTCGTCCAGCAGGAGAGCGAGCTCGTCGCAGAGGTGGGCGAGCCGCTGCTGGAGGTGCTCGCGCGGTTCGTCCGGCACCTGCGGGAGTCGACCGCGATCGACCAGCGCTCGGGTGTCTCCGCGCGCTTCGCGATCGCTGCCGCCGAAACAGTGGCGGCGGCAGCGCTGCGCCGCTCGGCCATCACCGGTGAGGAGCCGGCCGTCGCCAGGCCGGTCGACCTCGAAGCTGTGCCCGCCGTACTGCGGGGCAAGCTGGAGTTCGAGCCAGGTGAAGAGGGCCGCGAGACCGAGCTGCTCGAGTACCTCCTGCGCCGCTCGGTGGCCGACACCGCCCGCGAACGTTTCGCCGGTCTCGACCTCACCCCGCTCGTGGATGCCGTTGCCCAAGGCCACTTGGTGACCACGGGCGAGCGGATCCCCGGTCGCGACGTACTGTCGGCGCTGCCCGAGTTGCCCGTGCTGCACGATGTGGCGGCCCGGGCGGGCGCCGGCCCGGGCGACTCACCCGGCCGGATCGCGGCTGCGGTGGAGCTCGCCCTGGAAGCCCTCTACCTGTCCAAGCGGCTGGCCAAGGACGCGGACGACGACACGACCGTCTACGGCGGCTGA
- a CDS encoding serine hydrolase, giving the protein MKTWNLPRSIGPAGLITQSAGDLLRFARLHLDRYAEMRAPQVAFPAGVGGMEAIGQAWRLYNWSGRELFGHDGQTIAQLAFLRIDPEARLAVCLLTNSVNAPALFDQLVSEVFTHHVGVAVPPPPEPLDDVFAGREHLGRYERASIRIEVEERGDRLLMTHRATGDRLAFAEQPVVEYDLRPAAPGDGNQFVARSDPGQPWVPVTFFGTGLFMSGRMTPRVGVGELTS; this is encoded by the coding sequence GTGAAGACTTGGAACCTGCCCCGCAGCATCGGCCCGGCCGGCCTGATCACCCAGAGCGCGGGCGATCTGCTGCGCTTCGCCCGGCTGCACCTCGACCGGTACGCCGAGATGCGCGCGCCGCAGGTCGCCTTCCCCGCAGGCGTCGGTGGGATGGAGGCGATCGGCCAGGCGTGGCGGCTCTACAACTGGTCGGGGCGCGAACTCTTCGGCCACGACGGCCAGACGATCGCTCAGCTGGCGTTTCTCCGGATCGACCCGGAGGCCCGGCTGGCCGTCTGCCTGCTGACCAACTCGGTCAACGCGCCGGCGCTCTTCGACCAGCTCGTCTCCGAGGTCTTCACCCACCACGTCGGCGTCGCGGTGCCGCCTCCACCGGAGCCTCTCGACGACGTCTTCGCAGGTCGCGAGCACCTCGGAAGGTATGAGCGGGCAAGTATCCGGATCGAGGTCGAGGAGCGGGGCGACCGCCTGCTGATGACTCACCGGGCGACCGGTGACCGACTGGCCTTCGCGGAGCAGCCGGTCGTGGAGTACGACCTGCGCCCGGCCGCGCCCGGTGACGGCAACCAGTTCGTCGCGCGCAGCGATCCTGGACAACCGTGGGTGCCGGTGACCTTCTTCGGCACCGGACTGTTCATGTCCGGACGGATGACTCCCCGGGTTGGTGTGGGCGAGCTAACGTCGTGA
- a CDS encoding serine hydrolase domain-containing protein codes for MPDWTARLEALATATEVPGAVLGIWADGRQTIAPYGVLNRATGAEVTADSVFQIGSITKTWTATLIAQLVAEGKCRLDGPVVELLPEAPIDPRITVRHLLTHQSGIDGDLFTDTGRGDDCVERYVALLDGVDQLFELGTAYR; via the coding sequence ATGCCCGACTGGACCGCCCGCCTGGAAGCGCTGGCGACCGCCACCGAGGTGCCTGGCGCTGTGCTCGGCATCTGGGCCGACGGCCGGCAGACGATCGCGCCGTACGGCGTACTGAATCGCGCGACGGGCGCCGAGGTGACGGCCGACTCGGTCTTCCAGATCGGCTCGATCACCAAGACCTGGACCGCGACGCTGATCGCGCAACTCGTTGCTGAAGGCAAGTGCCGGCTGGACGGCCCGGTCGTCGAGTTGTTGCCCGAGGCGCCGATCGATCCGCGGATCACGGTTCGGCACCTGCTCACGCACCAGAGCGGCATCGACGGCGATCTGTTCACCGACACGGGTCGCGGTGACGACTGCGTGGAGCGGTACGTCGCTCTGCTGGACGGCGTGGACCAACTGTTCGAGCTCGGTACGGCGTACCGGTGA
- a CDS encoding Clp protease N-terminal domain-containing protein: MTPGPDLQQLIDTIRDDAASDDVLTQLGAAATTINELTSTSDAALGYFVDRARGAGKSWVEISAVLGVSKQAAHKRFADSWTATAVLDRYTPRTKAVLGAAKEVARGLNHPFLGTEHLLLGLFSQPESIATRVLVAHGITEEAVAAAVAPLSPAKGPSKDVEAALSAGNPPYTRKAAHVLQGAVAEALVLGHNYVGTEHLLLAFYRDSGSVATEVLTGLGLDEPAAAAAIRAALDELTQAK, from the coding sequence ATGACTCCCGGTCCCGATCTGCAGCAACTCATCGACACGATCCGCGATGACGCCGCCTCCGACGACGTCCTGACCCAGCTCGGCGCGGCCGCGACCACCATCAACGAACTGACCAGCACCAGCGATGCTGCCCTCGGGTACTTCGTCGACCGCGCTCGCGGCGCCGGCAAGTCCTGGGTGGAGATCAGCGCCGTGCTCGGCGTGAGCAAACAAGCCGCGCACAAGCGTTTCGCCGACTCCTGGACGGCCACCGCCGTGCTCGATCGGTACACCCCGCGCACCAAAGCCGTGCTGGGCGCCGCGAAGGAGGTCGCTCGCGGCCTGAACCACCCGTTCCTCGGCACCGAGCACCTGCTGCTCGGTCTCTTCAGTCAACCCGAGTCGATCGCCACGCGCGTTCTCGTGGCTCACGGCATCACCGAAGAGGCGGTCGCCGCGGCCGTCGCTCCGCTGAGTCCTGCCAAGGGTCCTTCCAAAGATGTCGAGGCTGCGCTGTCGGCCGGGAATCCGCCGTACACCCGCAAGGCGGCGCACGTCCTGCAGGGCGCGGTCGCCGAAGCGCTGGTGCTCGGTCACAACTACGTCGGCACCGAGCACCTGCTGCTCGCCTTCTACCGCGACTCGGGCAGTGTCGCGACCGAGGTCCTGACGGGTCTCGGCCTCGACGAACCGGCTGCCGCTGCGGCGATCCGGGCGGCGCTCGACGAGTTGACCCAAGCGAAGTAG
- the mug gene encoding G/U mismatch-specific DNA glycosylase — MQGIADVIGPGLRVLFCGINPGLVSAATGHHFARPGNRFWPALHLAGFTPRQFRPDEQEKLLGLGLGITNMAARPSAKAGELTRAELVAGGETLVEKVLEYQPQWLAVVGVTAYRDAFGERKAAMGEQTRLIGETRVWILPNPSGLNAHYTLPTLAAAYAELQKVSSGAGG; from the coding sequence GTGCAAGGGATCGCGGATGTCATCGGGCCCGGCCTGCGGGTGCTGTTCTGTGGGATCAACCCGGGACTCGTCTCGGCGGCGACCGGGCATCACTTCGCCCGGCCCGGGAACAGGTTCTGGCCGGCGCTGCACCTGGCGGGATTCACGCCTCGGCAATTCCGGCCGGATGAGCAAGAGAAGCTGCTCGGGCTCGGGCTGGGCATCACCAACATGGCGGCTCGGCCTTCGGCGAAGGCCGGTGAGCTGACCAGAGCCGAGTTGGTGGCCGGCGGGGAGACGCTGGTCGAGAAGGTACTCGAGTACCAGCCGCAGTGGCTCGCGGTGGTGGGCGTTACGGCGTACCGGGATGCGTTCGGCGAACGCAAGGCCGCGATGGGCGAACAGACCAGACTGATCGGCGAAACGCGCGTCTGGATCCTGCCCAACCCGAGCGGCCTCAACGCGCACTACACGCTGCCGACGCTCGCCGCCGCCTACGCCGAGCTGCAGAAGGTCAGCTCGGGCGCCGGCGGCTAG
- a CDS encoding alpha/beta hydrolase, translating into MTVLEPAAQAFADATSQPPFLFQLPPAEGRKAVDEVQTTDYPKLAVDEEWLTVPNGEGSVKVRVIRPAGVTGPLPVILYIHGAGWVFGNAHTHDRLARELAVGAGAALVFPEYDLSPEARYPIALEQNYAAARWIVASGKDHDLDASRLAVVGDSVGGNMAAAVTLLAKERGDVTFNQQVLFYPVTDASFDTASYHEYATGYFLAREGMQWFWDQYTTDEAQRNEITASPLRASIEQLRGLPTALVINGEADVLRDEGEAYAAKLREAGVDVTAVRFGGVIHDFVMVDALRTTNAAEAAINLAVTTLRKALA; encoded by the coding sequence ATGACCGTTCTGGAGCCCGCCGCCCAAGCTTTCGCCGACGCCACCAGCCAGCCGCCGTTCCTGTTCCAGCTGCCCCCGGCCGAGGGTCGCAAGGCGGTCGACGAGGTACAGACCACCGACTACCCGAAGCTCGCGGTCGACGAGGAGTGGCTGACCGTCCCGAACGGTGAGGGCTCCGTCAAGGTCCGGGTGATCCGCCCGGCCGGCGTCACCGGGCCGCTGCCGGTCATCCTCTACATCCACGGCGCGGGCTGGGTCTTCGGCAACGCGCACACCCATGACCGGCTGGCACGTGAGCTGGCGGTCGGCGCCGGAGCGGCGCTGGTCTTCCCGGAGTACGACCTGTCGCCGGAGGCGCGGTACCCGATCGCTCTGGAGCAGAACTACGCCGCCGCGCGCTGGATCGTTGCTTCCGGCAAGGACCACGACCTGGACGCGAGCCGGCTGGCGGTCGTGGGCGACTCCGTCGGTGGCAACATGGCGGCCGCGGTGACGCTGCTGGCCAAGGAGCGGGGCGACGTCACCTTCAACCAGCAGGTGCTGTTCTACCCGGTCACCGACGCGTCGTTCGACACGGCGTCGTACCACGAGTACGCCACCGGCTACTTCCTCGCCCGGGAAGGAATGCAGTGGTTCTGGGACCAGTACACGACCGACGAGGCGCAGCGTAACGAGATCACCGCGTCGCCGCTGCGGGCGAGTATCGAGCAGTTGCGCGGCCTGCCGACCGCGCTGGTGATCAACGGTGAGGCCGACGTACTGCGCGACGAGGGCGAGGCCTACGCGGCCAAGCTGCGGGAGGCCGGCGTGGATGTCACGGCGGTCAGGTTCGGTGGCGTCATCCACGACTTCGTGATGGTCGACGCGCTCCGCACCACCAACGCCGCCGAGGCTGCCATCAACCTCGCGGTCACCACCCTCCGCAAGGCCCTCGCCTGA
- a CDS encoding TetR/AcrR family transcriptional regulator, producing the protein MTIDTATAQQQVLDAADALFYERGVQAVGMDAIRTASGVSLKRLYQLFPSKDHLIEAYLDKRDRLWKEMLADHVEAATEPRERILAVFDFLDTWFQEKSFRGCAFINSFGELGTVSPQVAELARKHKAGFRVALRDLSAAAGAPDPQRLADYLILLSEGAITTSVFSESAAPATRAREAAQLLMDATLPPA; encoded by the coding sequence ATGACCATCGACACAGCGACCGCGCAGCAGCAGGTGCTGGACGCGGCGGACGCCCTCTTCTACGAGCGCGGCGTGCAGGCCGTCGGGATGGACGCGATCCGGACGGCGTCCGGCGTCTCGCTGAAACGGCTCTATCAGCTGTTCCCGTCCAAGGACCATTTGATCGAGGCCTACCTCGACAAGCGGGACCGGCTCTGGAAGGAGATGCTCGCCGACCACGTCGAGGCGGCGACCGAGCCGCGCGAGCGCATCCTGGCCGTCTTCGACTTCCTGGACACCTGGTTCCAGGAGAAGAGCTTCCGCGGTTGCGCCTTCATCAACTCCTTCGGCGAGCTGGGCACCGTCTCACCGCAGGTCGCCGAGCTGGCGCGCAAACACAAGGCCGGCTTCCGCGTCGCCCTGCGGGACCTGTCGGCCGCGGCCGGCGCACCGGATCCCCAGCGGCTCGCCGACTACCTGATCCTGCTCAGCGAAGGCGCCATCACCACCTCGGTGTTCTCGGAGTCGGCCGCTCCGGCGACCCGGGCCCGCGAGGCGGCGCAGCTCCTGATGGACGCGACGTTGCCACCGGCGTGA